The stretch of DNA TGGCATCGGAAAGGGACATAGTGGAGATGACCGCCATCCTTCGGGAGGCTATGGACGCCGGTGCCTTCGGCCTGTCCACCGGGTTATTCTACGATCCCTGTTGCTATGCCGACTCGAAGGAGCTGACCGCCCTCTTCGAGACGGTCGCCAGCAGAGGCGGCGTGGTGTCGGTCCACCAGAGAAACGAGGGGGATCGGATACTTGAGTCCCTGGAGGAGATCCTAGCTCCTGCCGAATCCTCCGGGGTAAGACTTCAGATCTCCCATCTGAAGGTGGGAGGAGAGAGAAACCGTCATAAGCTGGATAGGGTTTTAGAGACCATAGAGAGATATGCCGAGAGAGGTTGCGACGTCGCCTTCGACCAGTACCCTTATTCGGCCGGATCCACCTCCCTCTACAGTCTGCTGCCTCCCTCGTATCTCGCCCTTGGATTTAACGAGGTCAAGCGACGTCTTGGTGATAAAGTAGAGAGAGGAAATATCCGAGGACAGATGGAAGAGCCAGGGGATTGGGACGGCGTCTACTCCATGCTGGGCTGGGACAGGATAATCCTGACCGGTGCCGATCTGGAGGAGAACAGAGTCTTTCTAGGTCGGACCCTGAGGGAGATAGGCGACATGAGGGGTCAGGATCCCTTCGATTCCTACTTCGACCTGATCTCTAAGGAGGGAAAGGCGTTGACCATGGTTGACTTTATCACCGACGAGGATTCGGTGGAGAGGATTATGGTCCATCCCCTTCAGTGCTTTGGAACGGACGGCCTCTATTCCGGCTGCCCTCATCCCAGGACCTTCGGATGTTCCTACCGTGTTCTGGATCGTTACGTGAAGGGCAAAAAGCTCTTGACCCTTCCGGAGGCGATCCGAAAGCTTTCGTCCCTTCCGGCCAAGAGGGCCGGCTTCGATGATAGAGGACTCCTGTCTGTCGGCTTCAGGGCCGACATGGTCGAGCTGGACCTGGACAGTATGGAGGATCGGGCGGACTACGGTTCCCCATCTCTGACAGGTAGGGGGATTCCATCCGTCTGGGTTAGAGGGCGACCGGCCGTGAGAGAAGGCGAGGTGGTCTCTAGGGAGGGACGTCTCGTCAGGAGGTGATGTATGGAAAAACTGGAGGGAGACGCTTAACGAGAGAGAACCCTAATGGCTATGGCCCGAACGGCCTGTTCCGTTCGGATCAAAGAATAGGAGAAAAGGAGGCGTATTGAGA from Dethiosulfovibrio russensis encodes:
- a CDS encoding N-acyl-D-amino-acid deacylase family protein, whose product is MDGSGRDPFVADLAVKDGLVAAIGSNLGPVAETIDLAGKTLVPGFVDVHGHSELRAMTDPDVSPKLLQGYTSELAGNCGVGVAPVREEEKTSLAQEVAGILGRGPEVWNWNSFPELLDRMESGAYGVDLGLLVPHGPLRSYVMGKRRSSLASERDIVEMTAILREAMDAGAFGLSTGLFYDPCCYADSKELTALFETVASRGGVVSVHQRNEGDRILESLEEILAPAESSGVRLQISHLKVGGERNRHKLDRVLETIERYAERGCDVAFDQYPYSAGSTSLYSLLPPSYLALGFNEVKRRLGDKVERGNIRGQMEEPGDWDGVYSMLGWDRIILTGADLEENRVFLGRTLREIGDMRGQDPFDSYFDLISKEGKALTMVDFITDEDSVERIMVHPLQCFGTDGLYSGCPHPRTFGCSYRVLDRYVKGKKLLTLPEAIRKLSSLPAKRAGFDDRGLLSVGFRADMVELDLDSMEDRADYGSPSLTGRGIPSVWVRGRPAVREGEVVSREGRLVRR